In Acidovorax sp. 106, the following proteins share a genomic window:
- a CDS encoding carotenoid 1,2-hydratase, translated as MRALTPMPTGAAAPAMVRALSRRRWLAWALGAMGAGAGPIAQALPARALQFPRDHGSHSELRTEWWYITGYATAGGRPFGFQVTFFRSRMDATQAMQSAFAAKQLVFAHAAVTDVQGRRLLHDQRMARAGFGVAQASEADTAVRLRDWSLQRQDTARGKPDTATSRYTTQVVGEHFGLQLQFDATQPLLLQGQQGLSRKGPQAAQASYYYSQPQLAVSGRIVLDGRTLTIDTTQSARAWMDHEWSEALLADDAVGWDWIGMNLLDGSALTAFRLRRADGTALWAGGSFRAVGQATRVFTATEVAWRPLRWWTSPESGARYAVQWEVQTPVGTYTVAAVLDAQELDSSASTGAVYWEGLSDLLHANGNVAGRGYLEMTGYTRAMRL; from the coding sequence ATGCGTGCACTAACACCTATGCCCACTGGTGCGGCTGCGCCCGCAATGGTGCGGGCCCTCTCGCGCCGCAGGTGGCTGGCCTGGGCGCTGGGTGCGATGGGTGCGGGGGCTGGCCCCATCGCCCAGGCACTGCCCGCTCGGGCGCTGCAGTTTCCGCGTGACCATGGCAGCCACTCCGAGCTGCGCACCGAGTGGTGGTACATCACCGGCTATGCCACGGCCGGGGGGCGGCCGTTTGGGTTTCAGGTGACGTTTTTCCGATCGCGTATGGATGCCACGCAGGCCATGCAGTCGGCCTTTGCGGCCAAGCAGCTGGTGTTTGCGCACGCTGCCGTGACCGATGTGCAGGGCCGCCGCTTGCTACACGACCAGCGCATGGCACGGGCCGGGTTTGGCGTGGCGCAGGCCAGCGAGGCCGATACCGCAGTGCGGCTACGGGACTGGAGCCTGCAGCGGCAGGACACGGCGCGGGGGAAGCCCGACACAGCCACCAGCCGCTACACCACCCAGGTGGTGGGCGAGCACTTTGGTCTACAGCTGCAGTTTGACGCCACCCAGCCCCTGCTGTTGCAGGGCCAGCAAGGGCTGTCGCGCAAAGGGCCGCAGGCAGCGCAGGCCAGCTACTACTACAGCCAGCCCCAACTGGCGGTAAGCGGCCGCATCGTGCTGGATGGGCGCACCCTGACCATTGACACCACCCAGTCCGCCCGCGCCTGGATGGACCATGAGTGGAGCGAGGCCCTGCTGGCCGACGATGCGGTGGGCTGGGACTGGATCGGCATGAACCTGCTGGACGGCAGCGCGCTCACGGCCTTCAGGCTGCGGCGGGCCGATGGCACGGCGCTGTGGGCGGGCGGGTCGTTCAGGGCGGTGGGCCAAGCCACCCGCGTGTTCACCGCCACCGAGGTGGCCTGGCGCCCACTGCGCTGGTGGACCAGCCCCGAGAGCGGCGCCCGCTACGCGGTGCAGTGGGAGGTGCAAACCCCCGTGGGCACCTACACCGTGGCGGCGGTGCTGGATGCGCAGGAGCTGGACAGCAGTGCGTCGACCGGGGCGGTGTATTGGGAGGGTTTGTCAGACCTGCTGCACGCCAATGGCAACGTGGCGGGGCGTGGGTATCTGGAGATGACGGGGTACACCCGGGCCATGCGGCTTTGA